In Candidatus Bathyarchaeota archaeon, a single genomic region encodes these proteins:
- a CDS encoding TATA box-binding protein, whose protein sequence is MPEVKASINIENVVASASLDQRIDLNAVVKGHPGVEYRPEQFPGLVFRLKKPKTATLIFNSGKMVCTGAKSEKEARRAVMKVVKELKESGILIIGKPKLKVQNIVAAAGLRGTIDLEKATYSLGKTMYEPEQFPGLIYRMAEPKVVILLFSTGKLVCTGAKHEEDVYQAVNILHQRLEDQELIYYE, encoded by the coding sequence GTGCCAGAGGTTAAAGCTTCAATCAACATCGAAAACGTGGTTGCATCCGCATCATTGGATCAAAGAATTGACTTGAACGCTGTGGTGAAAGGTCATCCTGGAGTTGAATATCGCCCAGAACAGTTCCCAGGACTCGTTTTTCGTTTGAAAAAGCCGAAAACAGCCACTCTAATTTTCAATTCGGGAAAGATGGTGTGCACAGGAGCCAAGTCGGAAAAAGAGGCAAGAAGAGCAGTAATGAAAGTTGTCAAAGAACTGAAGGAGAGTGGAATACTAATCATCGGCAAGCCGAAGCTGAAGGTACAGAACATCGTCGCTGCAGCAGGCCTAAGAGGAACCATTGACCTTGAAAAAGCAACCTATTCACTGGGGAAAACCATGTACGAGCCTGAACAATTCCCCGGTCTCATCTACCGAATGGCTGAGCCTAAAGTCGTTATTCTTCTGTTTTCAACCGGAAAACTGGTATGCACAGGCGCCAAGCATGAAGAAGACGTTTATCAAGCAGTTAACATACTTCATCAGAGACTTGAAGATCAAGAACTGATATACTACGAATAG